In Drosophila santomea strain STO CAGO 1482 chromosome 2L, Prin_Dsan_1.1, whole genome shotgun sequence, a single window of DNA contains:
- the LOC120451831 gene encoding DNA-binding protein D-ETS-6 — protein sequence MAILQNSRQSHKQLPVHSQTIHSVWCQQRPFNAMHQDVRQKSIGSGNEARLEAKEKEESAKKEGFPSRRRSRRRCSSSSTSDSSDSSDSSTDSDSGSSSSNGSTRSQLPALNLPVPLPLATPTPPADPSPRRNSNDSSRSVSPVEVPVDPHAWTSEDIASWVKWATRKFKLDPEPDIDRFPKDAQELCDLSRADFWVCAGSRRGGMLLAQHFALSLYHATGRETSPMLNDNEPNPYQLLNAASHRLVAQGSGGQIQLWQFLLELLADSSNANAISWEGQSGEFRLIDPDEVARRWGERKAKPNMNYDKLSRALRYYYDKNIMTKVHGKRYAYKFDFHGLMAACQAQAQGGDPASSMLGSYNHHAGGAMQLGRHPPPLHHHPQHSHPHHQLGQPHFLHPHHSSPASNSSSLGFPSSSTASSQASPGLAPASSSASTSNFTAPFQGGTAGVDPARSSSSSAGNYDQGPVTPTTNAFN from the exons ATGGCCATTCTGCAGAACAGCCGCCAGAGTCACAAGCAACTCCCAGTCCACAGCCAGACGATTCACAGTGTTTGGTGCCAACAGAGGCCGTTTAATGCCATGCATCAGGATGTCCGGCAAAAAAGCATCGGATCCGGAAACGAGGCCAGACTGGAAGCGAAGGAGAAGGAAGAGAGCGCTAAGAAGGAAGGATTCCccagcaggagaaggagcagaaggcggtgcagcagcagttccACCAGCGACTCTAGCGACTCCTCGGATTCCTCAACAGACTCAGACTCCGGATCCTCCTCCAGCAACGGTAGCACAAGAAGCCAATTACCCGCCCTCAACTTGCCAGTGCCCCTCCCGCTGGCGACACCCACTCCGCCCGCCGATCCATCGCCCCGAAGGAACTCCAACGACTCCAGCCGGAGCGTGTCTCCCGTGGAGGTGCCCGTGGATCCGCACGCCTGGACGTCCGAGGACATTGCCAGCTGGGTGAAGTGGGCGACGCGCAAGTTCAAACTGGACCCGGAGCCGGATATCGACAGGTTTCCCAAGGACGCCCAGGAGCTGTGCGATCTCTCTCGCGCCGACTTCTGGGTCTGTGCAGGATCCAGGCGCGGAGGCATGCTCCTGGCGCAGCACTTCGCCCTCAGCTTGTACCACGCCACCGGACGGGAGACGAGTCCGATGCTCAACGACAACGAGCCAA ATCCGTACCAGCTGCTGAACGCTGCCTCGCACCGATTGGTTGCCCAGGGCTCAGGGGGCCAGATCCAGCTGTGGCAGTTTCTGCTGGAGCTGCTCGCTGATTCGTCCAACGCGAACGCCATCAGCTGGGAGGGCCAATCGGGCGAGTTCCGGCTCATCGACCCGGACGAGGTGGCCAGGCGGTGGGGCGAGCGCAAGGCCAAGCCGAACATGAACTACGACAAGCTGAGCCGGGCTCTCAG GTACTACTACGACAAGAACATTATGACCAAGGTGCACGGAAAGCGGTATGCCTACAAGTTCGACTTCCACGGCCTGATGGCCGCTTGCCAGGCTCAGGCGCAGGGTGGAGATCCGGCCTCCAGCATGCTGGGTTCCTACAACCACCACGCCGGCGGAGCGATGCAGCTGGGGCGCCACCCGCCGccactgcaccaccacccacagcaCTCGCATCCGCACCACCAGCTGGGGCAGCCCCACTTCCTGCACCCGCACCACTCGTCTCCCGCCTCAAACAGCTCCAGCCTGGGCTTCCCATCGTCCTCGACGGCCTCCTCGCAAGCTTCGCCCGGCCTGGCgcccgcctcctcctccgcctccacTTCGAATTTCACTGCTCCATTCCAAGGTGGGACAGCCGGCGTGGACCCGGCCAGGTCGTCCTCATCTTCTGCGGGAAACTACGACCAGGGCCCGGTCACTCCCACCACAAATGCATTCAACTGA
- the LOC120446268 gene encoding intraflagellar transport protein 140 homolog, with protein MTLYFDTKIEFLDSDAVSTISSWHPSEPLFAVASFSPERGGSVTIFADTGEPQRDVTYPVHATSQATALCWHPEKALLASGWEHGDIHVWFAGHREFASVNAPHKAAIVLLQFSEQGGRMVTADAMGLVTGWRCDGQYQFLTMFSHDLREVLLLICFRLTVESEVREEMASLAKAAVAGDENALDTLTNWRPRTAARSMTHSGVRDNHCFYACTQGGVVYYINQGGACVEVMKCGSLPPIVQMLWHPKKDAVICLMEDLTVTLFLVESTGILTELDRVKMSGRGGGRQGGIAWSGNSLAIITGDFFVRIWDIERSDNYLLKMDLPSGNQPGSSMTTLSNGTMSSSNQFFSHDSSESSSVLRKTPKYSQMNGEIFTCLAYSSTGQTLCAGTSQGNVYTWKRSGSRLVGAPEDAWQLTNISSVRGAIRSCEWGYNELAKPCMLVNCLSNVFMLKEQPLLAVHTRELWAVQRSAKSVQLTHCSGRETTVQSEFAVTAMALSELSLVMSNGRSISSYSLQKVEKSLDEFDEILQTVEGTSPTTESTATPLSLKLLQTFPAECLSLNLFNQNIFCLGSSDIFVYSVGGVVLHRMQASDIEGKIIGMDLSGCYLSVFTMNGYVKAYDVSRHDPKLLFPSKSGHDIFDDFGEFILVKCNSSGSHLAMVIASSNFTPISTLFCWDFERSNLLKYGLLEQETNSKKESSTSLPIRIFWDAEEPRLLATEVKSMIQKTLPQKNSFQPSHFVQSKVILLFYSEKGCLNVLETQAMSPGSQLLNLCVPNVSRLRINTMEEQPLQDFVDLQQCNPVTRKQVLNFSLYVAEGNMDMAYRSIRSIQSKVIWTNLAKMCVHTNRLDVAKVCMGHLEQARSVRALRQAIEDDYLETEAKVAVLAIELGMIEEAKDLYRRCKRFDLLNKLLQSIGDLDEAVELAETEDRIHLKHTYYQKAQELRERGDIKGALEYFEKTQNPAQNITQLLMENPGAMKRYIQTTSDPKLLKWWGQYIESSGDMDAALAVYHKAEDWFSQVKILCYLGKISKADAIARQSGDRAACYHLARHYENVGKFQEAIMFFTRAQTFSNAIRICKENDFQEELWTVASSSRQRDKAIAAAYFEECGNFKHAVELYHRAGMLHKALEMAFESQQPEILEIIASDLAPDSDAELINRCADFFCSIEQFQKAVHLLAKTRHLERALGICSEKGVPVTEELSEMLTPEKGEFEEATRVHILVQLGELLQQQGDYHSATKKFTQAGDKIRAMKSLLKSGNTDKIIFFANMSRQREVYIMAANYLQALDWQSDPQVLKHIVTFYTKGQAFDSLANFYAICAQIEIEEFQDYGKALTAMQEAAKCLEKLSHAQHVYNNLQRTVADVKAILEIQQALREGDHQLVIGSCRSMLIKPELPPIRHAHILSMLIRALVYVKDYSEAGRALKELTVRDSTWSASGLLDRGIVHKIAQECDLEFDLIWNAGRQVTASTSGTVVTGMSSTSGMTTTDDEEADDEEITEELH; from the exons TCTGACCATGTTCTCCCACGATTTGCGAGAGGTGTTGCTGCTGATCTGCTTCCGCCTAACGGTGGAGAGCGAGGTGCGCGAGGAGATGGCCAGTCTGGCCAAGGCTGCAGTGGCAGGCGATGAAAATGCCCTGGACACCCTGACCAATTGGCGACCACGCACAGCAGCCCGCAGCATGACGCACTCGGGTGTGAGGGACAACCACTGCTTTTACGCTTGCACCCAAGGAGGAGTGGTGTACTACATCAACCAAGGAGGCGCCTGTGTCGAGGTGATGAAGTGCGGCTCCCTACCTCCCATTGTCCAGATGTTGTGGCATCCAAAAAA GGACGCCGTCATTTGCCTGATGGAGGACTTGACTGTCACTCTGTTCTTGGTGGAATCCACGGGCATCCTCACTGAGCTGGATCGTGTGAAAATGAGCGGACGTGGAGGAGGTCGCCAGGGAGGCATCGCGTGGTCTGGAAACTCTCTGGCCATAATAACAG GCGATTTTTTCGTCCGCATTTGGGACATCGAGAGAAGCGATAACTACCTATTGAAAATGGATCTACCCAGTGGCAACCAGCCAGGCTCATCCATGACCACTTTAAGTAATGGCACCATGTCCTCGTCCAACCAATTCTTCAGCCATGACAGCAGCGAGAGCAGCAGTGTGCTTCGCAAGACACCAAAATACAGCCAGATGAACGGAGAAATTTTCACCTGCTTGGCATATAGCTCCACGGGACAGACCCTGTGTGCGGGAACATCTCAGGGGAATGTGTACACCTGGAAGAGGAGCGGCAGCAGACTAGTCGGTGCTCCTGAAGATGCCTGGCAGCTGACGAACATATCTTCTGTGAGAGGAGCCATCCGCAGCTGCGAGTGGGGATACAATGAGCTTGCCAAGCCCTGCATGCTGGTCAACTGTCTCTCCAATGTTTTCATGCTAAAGGAGCAACCTCTACTCGCCGTTCATACTCGAGAACTCTGGGCGGTGCAGAGGTCAGCCAAATCAGTACAATTGACGCACTGCAGCGGTCGGGAGACCACTGTTCAGTCCGAATTTGCGGTGACTGCCATGGCTTTGAGTGAACTGAGTTTAGTGATGAGCAATGGCAGGAGCATATCGTCCTATAGCCTGCAGAAAGTGGAGAAGAGCCTGGATGAGTTTGATGAGATCCTGCAGACAGTGGAGGGCACCTCCCCCACCACGGAATCTACCGCCACTCCGTTAAGCCTTAAACTTCTACAGACGTTTCCTGCCGAATGTTTATCCTTGAATCTGTTCAACCAGAACATATTTTGTCTGGGCAGCAGtgacatttttgtttactCCGTGGGAGGAGTGGTGCTGCACCGCATGCAAGCCAGCGATATTGAGGGAAAGATTATCGGCATGGATTTGAGCGGCTGCTATCTGTCGGTATTTACCATGAATGGATATGTGAAAGCTTACGATGTGTCTAGGCACGATCCCAAGCTGCTCTTTCCCAGCAAATCCGGTCACGACATTTTCGACGACTTCGGGGAGTTCATTCTGGTTAAGTGCAACAGCTCGGGCAGCCACTTGGCCATGGTGATAGCCAGTAGCAATTTTACCCCTATATCCACTTTATTCTGCTGGGACTTTGAGCGCAGTAATCTTCTTAAGTACGGACTGCTGGAGCAGGAAACCAACTCCAAGAAGGAGTCTTCAACAAGTCTGCCGATTCGGATTTTTTGGGATGCAGAGGAACCTCGTCTCTTGGCTACAGAAGTCAAGTCCATGATCCAGAAGACCCTGCCCCAAAAGAACTCCTTTCAACCCAGTCATTTTGTGCAGTCAAAAGTCAtccttttattttattccgAGAAAGGCTGTCTGAATGTCCTTGAAACACAGGCCATGAGCCCAGGCTCCCAGTTACTGAACCTTTGTGTACCCAACGTGAGCCGGCTGAGGATCAATACGATGGAGGAGCAACCTCTTCAGGACTTCGTGGACCTACAGCAATGCAATCCAGTTACGAGGAAGCAAGTCCTGAACTTCAGTCTCTATGTGGCAGAGGGAAATATGGACATGGCTTATCGCAGCATTCGCTCGATTCAATCGAAAGTGATCTGGACGAATCTCGCTAAGATGTGCGTGCACACAAATCGCTTGGACGTGGCCAAGGTGTGCATGGGCCACTTGGAGCAGGCCCGCTCCGTTCGAGCCCTACGGCAAGCCATTGAAGATGACTATCTGGAGACGGAGGCCAAGGTGGCTGTTTTGGCGATCGAACTCGGAATGATTGAGGAAGCCAAGGATCTTTATCGGCGGTGCAAGCGTTTCGATTTGCTCAACAAGCTGCTCCAGTCCATTGGGGACTTGGATGAGGCAGTAGAGCTCGCCGAGACCGAGGATCGGATTCACCTGAAGCACACCTACTATCAAAAGGCGCAGGAGTTGCGAGAGAGGGGTGACATCAAGGGAGCTCTGGAGTACTTTGAAAAGACCCAGAATCCGGCGCAAAACATCACCCAGCTGCTTATGGAAAATCCCGGCGCCATGAAGCGCTACATCCAGACCACCAGCGATCCCAAGCTGCTTAAGTGGTGGGGCCAGTATATCGAAAGCTCCGGCGACATGGATGCTGCTCTGGCTGTCTACCACAAGGCGGAGGACTGGTTCTCGCAG GTTAAGATACTTTGCTACCTAGGTAAGATCTCCAAGGCAGACGCGATTGCCAGGCAGTCGGGGGATCGGGCGGCCTGCTATCACTTGGCGAGGCATTACGAGAACGTGGGCAAGTTCCAGGAGGCCATCATGTTCTTCACGCGTGCCCAGACCTTCAGCAATGCGATCCGCATCTGCAAGGAGAACGACTTCCAGGAGGAACTTTGGACGGTGGCCAGCTCCTCAAGGCAGAGGGATAAGGCCATTGCGGCTGCTTACTTCGAAGAGTGCGGAAACTTCAAGCACGCCGTTGAACTTTACCATCGGGCTGGGATGCTGCACAAAGCCCTCGAGATGGCATTTGAGTCTCAGCAGCCAGAGATACTGGAAATTATTGCCTCCGACCTGGCGCCCGATTCCGATGCCGAGTTGATCAACCGCTGTGCGGATTTCTTCTGCAGCATCGAGCAATTTCAGAAGGCTGTCCATCTGCTGGCCAAGACCAGGCATCTGGAGAGAGCCTTGGGCATATGTTCTGAGAAGGGCGTGCCCGTCACGGAAGAATTGTCCGAGATGCTGACTCCCGAGAAGGGGGAGTTCGAGGAGGCGACTCGAGTCCACATTCTGGTGCAGCTGGGCGAACTCTTGCAGCAGCAGGGCGACTACCACAGTGCCACCAAGAAGTTCACCCAGGCTGGCGACAAAATTCGGGCCATGAAGAGTCTTTTGAAATCGGGCAACACCgacaaaattattttctttgctAATATGTCGCGACAACGTGAGGTCTACATCATGGCTGCGAATTATCTCCAGGCATTGGACTGGCAATCGGATCCCCAAGTGCTCAAGCACATTGTAACATTTTACACAAAGGGCCAGGCCTTCGATTCGCTGGCCAACTTCTACGCCATCTGCGCCCAGATCGAAATTGAGGAGTTCCAGGACTACGGCAAGGCTCTAACCGCCATGCAGGAAGCCGCCAAGTGCTTGGAGAAGCTCAGCCACGCCCAGCACGTCTACAACAACCTACAGCGCACGGTGGCGGACGTTAAGGCAATCCTAGAGATCCAGCAGGCGCTGCGAGAGGGCGATCACCAGCTGGTCATTGGATCCTGCCGCAGCATGCTGA TTAAACCCGAACTGCCGCCAATCCGCCACGCCCATATCTTGTCCATGCTGATCCGAGCCCTGGTCTACGTCAAGGATTACTCTGAGGCGGGAAGAGCTTTGAAGGAACTGACCGTGAGGGACAGCACATGGAGTGCCTCAGGTCTCCTGGATCGCGGCATTGTTCACAAAATTGCGCAGGAGTGCGACTTGGAGTTCGATCTCATCTGGAACGCGGGACGCCAGGTGACCGCCTCCACCAGCGGCACGGTTGTCACGGGAATGAGCAGCACTTCTGGCATGACGACTACTGATGATGAAGAGGCCGATGACGAGGAGATCACCGAGGAGCTGCATTAG